One segment of Brassica napus cultivar Da-Ae chromosome C3, Da-Ae, whole genome shotgun sequence DNA contains the following:
- the LOC106434030 gene encoding glutamyl-tRNA(Gln) amidotransferase subunit C, chloroplastic/mitochondrial produces MATRALLAVLSASPPRMIRIKVSTFPSSSSSSSIKFQRHITIARCFSSDTNPSVLQPPDVSRLAETARISLTPSEIEECGAKIRQVIDWFGQLQQVDVSSVEPAIRAEMEGGNLREDAPETFENRESIRASIPSFDEVYLKVPKVLNKE; encoded by the exons ATGGCGACCAGAGCTTTGCTTGCCGTTCTATCTGCTTCACCACCACGCATGATCAGAATCAAAGTCTCAACCTTtccttcttcgtcttcttcttcaagtatcAAGTTCCAAAGACATATTACAATAGCTCGATGCTTCTCGTCGGACACGAACCCCTCCGTTCTTCAGCCGCCGGACGTATCCCGTCTAGCTGAGACAGCTCGAATCTCTCTCACCCCATCCGAG ATTGAGGAATGTGGAGCTAAGATTCGTCAAGTCATCGACTG GTTTGGTCAGCTTCAGCAAGTCGATGTTAGCAGTGTGGAGCCAGCGATTAGAGCAG AAATGGAAGGTGGGAATTTGCGAGAGGATGCTCCAGAAACATTTGAGAACAG GGAAAGTATAAGAGCTTCGATTCCAAGCTTTGATGAGGTGTATTTGAAAGTACCTAAAGTACTAAACAAAGAGtga